From the Apus apus isolate bApuApu2 chromosome 4, bApuApu2.pri.cur, whole genome shotgun sequence genome, one window contains:
- the NKX1-1 gene encoding NK1 transcription factor-related protein 1, with translation MNVSRDKVGDISIPAAAAAAVTAPTAAPGIGGESCGLRGEGMDSHGEQRLSAGGEMPLYSCPGDRDRQGDNPSNTPGQEGAVAALPMVHRTTSFSVLDILDPNKFNSKRRPCAVLYKSVGTEFTLGAEDKPEDSGTELAEQKALAEDFDTCKKSAELIKDGELYKAEECDLDYSSRPSRSPDSELPDDEELCSEESSSTSSSSAATGETDPGHLHAEASGVPAPPPPPPPPPQQPSACPGAGQQSQQQPKPKRKRTGSDSKSGKPRRARTAFTYEQLVALENKFKSTRYLSVCERLNLALSLSLTETQVKIWFQNRRTKWKKQNPGADTSAPTGGGGGGGGGAGGGLGGAGLAGGLSPLSHSPPMGNPLSMHGPGSYAGHPAGGLVCAAQLPFLPSPAVLSPFVLGSQTYGAPAFYTPHL, from the exons ATGAATGTGAGCAGAGACAAGGTCGGTGACATCTCCATCCCGGCTGCGGCAGCCGCGGCGGTGACAGCCCCTACAGCCGCGCCTGGCATCGGCGGGGAGTCCTGCGGCTTGCGCGGGGAAGGCATGGACAGCCATGGGGAGCAGCGGCTCTCTGCCGGCGGCGAGATGCCGCTCTACTCCTGCCCTGGAGATAGGGACAGGCAAGGGGACAACCCGAGCAACACCCCCGGGCAAGAGGGGGCAGTGGCCGCGCTGCCCATGGTGCACAGAACCACCTCCTTCTCCGTGCTCGACATCCTGGACCCTAACAAATTCAACAGCAAACGGAGGCCGTGCGCCGTCTTGTACAAATCGGTGGGGACCGAGTTCACGCTGGGGGCGGAGGATAAGCCCGAGGACTCAGGGAcggagctggcagagcaaaagGCTCTGGCCGAAGATTTCGACACTTGCAAGAAGTCCGCAGAGCTGATCA AGGACGGCGAGCTCTACAAGGCCGAAGAGTGCGACCTGGACTACAGCAGCCGGCCGAGCCGCAGCCCCGACAGCGAGCTGCCGGACGACGAGGAGCTGTGCAGcgaggagagcagcagcaccagcagcagctcggCGGCCACCGGCGAGACCGACCCGGGCCACCTCCACGCCGAGGCCAGCGGGGTCCCAGCCCCGCCACCGCCCCCTCCGCCGCCCCCACAACAGCCGTCTGCGTGTCCCGGCGCcgggcagcagagccagcagcagcccaagcCCAAGAGGAAGCGAACGGGCTCGGACTCGAAGTCGGGCAAGCCCCGGCGGGCGCGGACAGCCTTCACCTACGAGCAGCTGGTGGCGCTGGAGAACAAGTTCAAGTCCACCCGGTACCTGTCGGTCTGCGAGCGCCTCAACCTGGCCCTGTCCCTCAGCCTCACCGAGACGCAGGTGAAGATCTGGTTCCAGAACCGCCGCACCAAGTGGAAGAAGCAGAACCCGGGGGCCGACACAAGCGCGCCCACCGGCGGGGgtgggggcggcggcgggggggcgggcggcgggctGGGCGGAGCGGGGCTGGCCGGGGGGCTCAGCCCCCTCAGCCACTCGCCCCCCATGGGCAACCCTCTCTCCATGCACGGCCCCGGCAGCTACGCCGGACACCCGGCCGGGGGGCTGGTCTGTGCCGCCCAGCTGCCCTTCCTACCCAGCCCAGCCGTCCTCTCGCCCTTCGTCCTGGGCTCGCAGACTTACGGCGCTCCGGCTTTCTACACCCCGCACCTATAA